In a genomic window of Verrucomicrobiota bacterium:
- a CDS encoding glycosyltransferase family 4 protein — protein MNVLVTCEQHFTRTADGRVWTDGQFPYSFWTRYLAVFDSVRVLARVRDAATLPAAHQPASGPWVTFSAIPDYLGPQQFVLQLPGIVDVTARAVQRGDAVILRVSSPISWCIERRLRKEKRPYGVEVVADPYDVFSPNGVRHPLRSFFRWWSTRCLCRQCGAACAAAYVTEHALQRRYPPGPGTFATHYSSVELPPAAFVDTPRAPMRAAPARLIFVGTLAQLYKAPDVLIDAVAACVRDGMNLELVIVGSGRHQPELQSRAAALGLGGRVHFRGQLTTPAAVRAELDQAQLFVLPSRQEGLPRAMIEAMARALPCVGSTVGGIPELAAAEDLVNPNDAAALAGKISEVLADPARMARMSARNLAKAREYGEALGQRRKAFYHYVEIQTAAWVRVNGNRSASTYARAPLRSR, from the coding sequence ATGAACGTCCTCGTCACTTGCGAACAACACTTCACCCGTACTGCGGACGGCCGGGTTTGGACCGACGGACAATTCCCTTACTCGTTCTGGACAAGGTACCTGGCTGTGTTTGATTCCGTCCGAGTACTCGCCCGCGTGCGCGATGCGGCAACGCTGCCCGCGGCGCACCAGCCTGCGAGCGGCCCCTGGGTCACGTTTTCGGCAATACCGGATTACCTGGGACCGCAACAGTTCGTGCTGCAGCTACCCGGGATCGTCGACGTCACTGCAAGAGCGGTCCAAAGGGGTGATGCGGTCATCTTGCGGGTATCCAGCCCGATCAGTTGGTGCATCGAGCGCCGCTTACGCAAGGAGAAACGTCCTTATGGGGTCGAAGTGGTGGCCGATCCATACGACGTTTTTTCGCCGAACGGCGTCAGGCACCCCCTCCGTTCGTTTTTTCGTTGGTGGTCAACCCGCTGCCTGTGCCGGCAGTGCGGTGCCGCTTGCGCTGCAGCCTACGTCACGGAGCACGCCCTTCAACGCCGTTATCCGCCCGGGCCGGGGACATTCGCGACGCACTATTCGAGTGTGGAATTACCACCTGCGGCCTTTGTCGACACTCCACGTGCCCCCATGCGCGCCGCTCCTGCCCGACTGATTTTTGTCGGTACCCTGGCTCAACTCTACAAGGCGCCCGACGTGCTCATCGACGCCGTAGCAGCCTGCGTGCGGGATGGAATGAACCTGGAGTTGGTCATCGTCGGCAGCGGACGACATCAGCCGGAGTTGCAATCGCGCGCAGCGGCGCTGGGATTGGGCGGCCGCGTGCACTTCCGGGGTCAACTGACTACCCCCGCCGCCGTGCGGGCAGAACTGGATCAGGCCCAGCTCTTCGTCCTTCCCTCCAGGCAGGAGGGCCTCCCACGGGCGATGATCGAGGCCATGGCGCGCGCGTTGCCCTGCGTGGGTTCAACCGTGGGCGGTATACCGGAACTTGCGGCCGCGGAGGACCTGGTAAACCCCAATGACGCGGCTGCCCTGGCCGGGAAAATTTCTGAAGTGTTGGCCGATCCCGCCCGTATGGCACGAATGTCCGCTCGCAATCTGGCGAAAGCCAGGGAGTACGGGGAGGCACTCGGACAGCGGCGGAAAGCATTCTACCACTACGTTGAAATTCAGACCGCCGCCTGGGTGCGAGTAAACGGAAACCGCTCCGCGTCCACCTACGCCCGGGCGCCCCTCCGGAGCCGTTGA
- a CDS encoding oligosaccharide flippase family protein — protein MLSTYSSDADDAPEFCRARPGAPPRRLRLRTNFLWTLSGNITYVACQWGILVVLAKLGTPQMVGQFALALAITAPVIIGAGMALRSVQATDAAAEYRFGDYLLLRLFMTALAGLVILGIVWFSGYDRHTASVILVVGLAKGLESISDIFYGLLQQHERMDRIAVSMMIKGLLSLVAVACAVCLGRDLLLGCCSLAAAWAVILVVYDVRSGASVLPPSQEAGRAAAAARAGMARRLHLQWRPRAVLPLTLLALPVGVVMALLSFNANIPRYFIQHYLGTRELGIFAALAYPLTAGTTVIGALGQSASPRLARHYVQGDYRAFSSLLRKLVCLSSLIGLVGILLIWLAGRPILLLLYQPEYADQVTAFFWLAVAAGIGYAASLLGYGMTAARYLRAQVPVFLAVTLVTAAACAVLVPGHKLSGAAIAMMLATVCQIAGSSVVIAHALRSRN, from the coding sequence ATGCTTTCCACCTACTCGAGCGATGCCGATGACGCGCCGGAGTTCTGTCGGGCGCGACCGGGGGCGCCTCCCCGCCGGTTGAGGCTGCGAACGAATTTTTTATGGACGCTCAGCGGCAACATCACCTACGTGGCCTGCCAGTGGGGAATCCTCGTAGTTCTTGCCAAGCTCGGTACGCCGCAAATGGTCGGCCAATTCGCGCTGGCCCTGGCCATCACGGCGCCAGTGATCATCGGCGCAGGGATGGCGTTGAGAAGCGTGCAGGCAACAGACGCGGCCGCCGAATACCGCTTCGGTGACTACCTGTTGCTGCGCCTGTTTATGACGGCCCTGGCCGGGTTGGTTATACTCGGGATCGTCTGGTTTTCCGGGTACGACCGGCATACCGCCTCGGTCATCCTGGTCGTGGGTCTGGCCAAGGGCCTCGAGTCGATCAGCGACATTTTCTATGGGTTGCTGCAACAGCACGAAAGAATGGACCGCATCGCCGTGTCCATGATGATTAAAGGGCTGCTCTCGCTGGTTGCCGTCGCGTGTGCGGTCTGCCTCGGTCGCGACCTCCTGCTCGGTTGTTGCAGCCTCGCCGCGGCGTGGGCCGTGATCCTCGTCGTGTATGATGTTCGTAGCGGCGCGAGCGTATTGCCGCCTTCACAGGAGGCAGGCCGCGCAGCGGCCGCCGCCCGTGCAGGCATGGCGCGCCGGTTGCACCTCCAATGGCGTCCTCGGGCAGTGCTTCCGTTGACGCTGCTGGCCCTGCCCGTCGGGGTCGTCATGGCCCTGCTTTCATTCAATGCCAACATACCGCGGTATTTTATCCAGCACTACCTCGGCACGCGGGAGTTGGGCATCTTCGCTGCTCTGGCTTACCCGCTCACCGCAGGTACAACGGTGATCGGTGCCCTGGGCCAGTCCGCGTCTCCGAGGTTAGCCCGACACTACGTCCAAGGGGACTACCGGGCGTTTTCTTCGCTTCTGCGAAAGCTCGTGTGCCTCAGTTCACTGATCGGACTAGTCGGAATACTTCTGATCTGGCTCGCCGGCCGCCCGATCCTCCTGCTGCTCTACCAACCCGAATACGCCGATCAGGTGACCGCCTTCTTCTGGCTGGCAGTCGCGGCGGGAATTGGCTACGCCGCGTCCCTTTTGGGCTACGGCATGACCGCCGCCCGCTACCTGCGCGCGCAGGTGCCGGTGTTCCTGGCCGTCACTCTGGTTACGGCCGCCGCCTGTGCGGTTCTCGTGCCGGGCCACAAACTTTCGGGGGCGGCAATCGCGATGATGTTGGCAACGGTGTGTCAGATCGCAGGAAGCAGCGTGGTTATCGCTCACGCACTCCGGAGCCGAAACTAA
- a CDS encoding aminotransferase class I/II-fold pyridoxal phosphate-dependent enzyme, with protein MTLIFDAVRLWANEAGARVFHLGGGVGASQDSLFHYKAGFSDRRHDFAIWRWVVQPGLYRELCARRARVHELQGLEPASPDYFPAYRCPVVARTPASTAGTAAGRTEPRIYLSPPHLGDAELEFVKDAFASNWVAPLGPHVDAFEKEVAEYVGASHAAALSSGTAAIHLALRLFGLRPGDEVICSTLTFAATANPIVYEGGTPVFIDSEPGSWNMDPDLLREELEACAARGRLPRAVIVVDLYGQSADYDRIVAACARYDVPVIQDSAEALGATYRERRVGTQGRCGVFSFNGNKIVTTSGGGILVSNDRAFIECARFLATQARDPAPHYQHSTIGFNYRMSNVLAAIGRGQLRALSNRIAARRRNFERYKAVLGPLPGIESMPLASYGQPNYWLTCITIDPEKFGATREDVRVALANHNIEARPIWKPLHLQPVFTHCRLRGGRVAEILFERGLCLPSGSNLSDADFDRVCAIVIRAQK; from the coding sequence ATGACCTTAATCTTTGACGCGGTTCGCCTCTGGGCGAATGAGGCCGGTGCACGCGTCTTTCATCTGGGAGGCGGCGTTGGCGCGAGCCAGGATTCGCTGTTCCATTACAAAGCGGGATTTTCCGACCGGCGGCATGACTTTGCGATCTGGCGCTGGGTCGTCCAGCCGGGGTTATATCGTGAATTATGCGCGCGGCGGGCCCGCGTACATGAACTGCAAGGGCTCGAACCGGCGTCACCGGATTACTTCCCGGCCTACCGTTGCCCGGTCGTCGCGCGTACTCCCGCTAGCACAGCCGGTACCGCAGCCGGCCGGACGGAGCCGCGCATCTATCTGTCCCCGCCCCACCTGGGTGACGCGGAGTTGGAGTTCGTCAAAGATGCGTTCGCGTCGAACTGGGTTGCGCCGCTCGGACCGCATGTGGATGCTTTTGAAAAGGAGGTTGCCGAATACGTCGGCGCGTCACATGCTGCCGCGCTGTCCTCCGGTACGGCAGCGATTCATCTCGCGCTGAGGCTGTTCGGGCTGCGGCCGGGTGATGAAGTCATCTGCTCTACCCTGACCTTCGCCGCGACCGCGAACCCGATTGTCTATGAGGGTGGTACGCCGGTCTTTATCGATTCCGAACCCGGCAGTTGGAACATGGACCCGGACCTCCTGCGCGAAGAGCTCGAGGCGTGTGCCGCGCGAGGGCGTCTGCCGCGGGCGGTGATCGTCGTAGACCTCTACGGACAGAGCGCCGATTACGACCGCATCGTCGCGGCCTGCGCGCGTTACGACGTGCCGGTCATCCAGGATTCGGCGGAAGCACTCGGAGCGACGTATCGGGAACGGCGGGTCGGCACGCAGGGCCGCTGCGGCGTCTTTTCATTCAACGGCAACAAAATCGTCACCACGTCCGGTGGTGGGATACTCGTTTCCAACGATCGTGCGTTTATCGAATGCGCGCGCTTCCTGGCAACGCAGGCGCGTGACCCGGCGCCGCACTATCAGCATTCGACCATCGGCTTCAATTACCGCATGAGCAACGTCCTGGCCGCCATCGGCCGCGGCCAACTCCGGGCCCTCAGCAACCGCATCGCGGCCCGGCGCCGAAACTTTGAACGCTACAAAGCTGTGCTCGGCCCCTTGCCCGGCATCGAATCCATGCCGCTTGCTTCCTACGGCCAACCCAATTACTGGCTGACTTGCATCACCATTGATCCGGAAAAATTCGGCGCCACGCGCGAAGACGTGCGCGTCGCTCTGGCGAACCATAACATCGAGGCGCGTCCGATCTGGAAGCCGCTCCACTTGCAGCCCGTCTTTACGCATTGCCGGTTGCGAGGCGGCCGCGTCGCCGAAATCCTCTTTGAACGGGGGCTCTGCTTGCCCAGCGGATCCAATCTCTCGGACGCCGATTTCGATCGGGTCTGTGCGATTGTGATTCGTGCACAAAAGTAG
- a CDS encoding polysaccharide biosynthesis protein — translation MTRSVVRCILEFTWKDRTRNRAIRAVVLMLLYGSTVALCFWMAYLIRFDFDVPANFEACFLPVALVVIGANLVALFAFHQFDGRLTYFAKPDLKRLVLACTVGSLPLAAISAGRFFTSAPPRGVVLIYLVLSVIGLASVRLSFWRVRAFALSSQQASRRRPRRVGIVGAGDAGALLARHMMEEPWLGLQAVAFFDDDCGRHASVHGIPVVGTPQRIGESKSKLQIEEVIIAMPSAPARRLRQVWELARAAGLECRTVPSLGQLATGHASITTLRPVKIEDLLGRVPVRVKTDTVCDRLTARNVMVTGAGGSIGSELCRQVLSFNPATLLLVERSEPHLFTIEQELLGLCNRTVIMPLVGDVTSAARMRDIFRRFRPQVIFHAAAHKHVPMMEHQPAEAVRNNLLGTVLIAEMAIEHNVERFVFISTDKAVNPSSVMGATKRCAEIYLQSLMTKPHATKFTAVRFGNVLGSSGSVVPIFARQIATGGPLTVTHPEVSRFFMTIPEAVTLVLEAFALGQGGDVFMLDMGKPVKIVDLARQMIMLSGFEPEDIDIVFTGLRPGEKLEEVLNYSREHVTATEHPQITRLVSTVQPYDAVRPLIDELASAVEDPDLSAKDIRALVVKVVPEYTPCTPPLAETPSNGAYRPVCERDAGLLPVLNRLAPDHR, via the coding sequence ATGACTCGATCCGTCGTTCGATGCATATTGGAGTTCACGTGGAAGGACCGCACCCGGAACCGTGCCATTCGCGCCGTCGTCCTGATGCTCCTCTACGGGAGTACGGTCGCGCTGTGCTTCTGGATGGCGTACCTGATCCGATTCGATTTCGACGTGCCTGCAAATTTCGAGGCCTGCTTCCTACCCGTTGCCTTGGTAGTGATTGGTGCAAACCTCGTTGCTTTATTCGCTTTTCACCAGTTTGATGGACGGCTGACTTATTTTGCAAAGCCCGACTTAAAGCGCCTCGTCCTCGCGTGTACGGTCGGCTCGCTGCCGCTCGCCGCGATCTCCGCAGGTCGCTTCTTCACTTCCGCACCGCCGCGCGGAGTCGTCCTCATCTATCTGGTCCTCTCGGTGATTGGGCTCGCGAGCGTCCGGCTGAGTTTTTGGCGGGTGCGGGCGTTTGCCCTCTCGTCCCAGCAGGCGTCGAGACGCCGGCCACGGCGCGTGGGTATCGTTGGAGCCGGTGATGCAGGTGCACTCCTCGCCAGACACATGATGGAGGAGCCATGGTTGGGGCTTCAGGCCGTCGCGTTCTTCGATGACGATTGCGGCCGCCACGCCAGCGTGCACGGGATCCCGGTGGTCGGAACCCCACAGCGTATCGGCGAATCCAAATCGAAGTTACAGATCGAAGAGGTCATAATTGCCATGCCGTCCGCGCCGGCCAGACGCCTTCGCCAGGTATGGGAACTGGCGCGCGCCGCCGGACTGGAATGCAGGACCGTGCCTTCACTCGGCCAGCTCGCGACGGGGCACGCAAGCATCACGACGTTGCGGCCCGTTAAAATCGAGGATCTGCTGGGCCGCGTGCCGGTCCGCGTCAAAACCGATACCGTCTGCGACCGGCTTACCGCGCGCAACGTGATGGTCACGGGGGCCGGTGGCAGTATCGGAAGCGAACTATGCCGCCAGGTTCTCTCGTTCAATCCTGCCACGCTCCTGCTCGTCGAACGTTCTGAACCTCACCTCTTCACCATCGAGCAGGAGCTGCTCGGCTTATGCAATCGCACCGTGATCATGCCGCTGGTGGGGGATGTTACGAGTGCCGCGCGGATGCGAGACATCTTCAGGCGGTTCCGGCCGCAGGTAATCTTTCACGCGGCTGCTCACAAGCACGTGCCGATGATGGAGCACCAGCCGGCCGAAGCCGTCCGAAACAACCTGCTTGGAACCGTCCTCATCGCTGAAATGGCAATCGAGCATAACGTTGAGCGTTTCGTTTTCATCTCCACCGACAAAGCGGTTAACCCGAGCAGCGTGATGGGCGCAACGAAGCGGTGCGCGGAGATCTACCTGCAGTCCCTGATGACGAAGCCGCACGCAACCAAGTTTACGGCCGTACGATTCGGCAACGTGCTCGGCTCTTCCGGCAGCGTGGTGCCGATTTTCGCAAGGCAGATCGCCACCGGTGGTCCGCTAACCGTGACGCACCCCGAGGTCTCACGTTTCTTTATGACCATCCCGGAGGCGGTGACGCTGGTCTTGGAGGCCTTCGCGCTCGGCCAAGGCGGTGACGTCTTTATGCTGGATATGGGTAAACCAGTGAAGATCGTCGACCTCGCAAGACAGATGATTATGCTCAGTGGATTTGAACCCGAGGATATCGACATCGTGTTCACCGGGCTTCGACCGGGTGAGAAGTTGGAAGAGGTGCTGAACTACAGCCGCGAACACGTCACCGCAACGGAGCATCCGCAAATCACGCGGTTGGTTTCGACGGTACAACCCTACGACGCAGTGCGGCCCCTCATTGATGAGCTTGCGTCTGCCGTTGAAGATCCCGACCTTTCGGCCAAGGATATAAGGGCGTTAGTCGTCAAGGTCGTTCCGGAATATACCCCTTGTACGCCACCCCTTGCCGAGACGCCTTCCAACGGCGCTTACAGACCCGTATGCGAGCGGGATGCGGGCCTGTTACCCGTGCTGAACCGGCTCGCCCCGGATCATCGCTGA
- a CDS encoding glycosyltransferase, which yields MKTARSPHHVRILHAVGGMGRGGIETWLMHILRRNDRERFRMDFMVHTAQACAYDDEIRALGSRILPCLDYNRPWRYAKNFSRLVRMHGPYDIVHGHLHHYNGYTLRLAERMCIPVRIAHSHCGTSVQDASPGPLRSVYLSTMKRWIHRFATIGLAASGKAAEALFCPRYRTSPLCKLLYYGIDLDPFREHPDRSLRAALGLAADAFVLAHVGRFDEQKNHGFLLEIFRTVAKVEPSARLLLIGDGPLRTVIERRAAETGLAGRIVFAGARCDVPRLLLGAVDVFVMPSLYEGLPLAGLEAQAAGLRCVFADSITTELDVVPQLITRLSLSQSRFTWARAILAGRRRAPPVTRDDALAVMERSPFNIRRSTAALAQLYQTATSLPRQGPELSLKLPPG from the coding sequence ATGAAAACCGCCAGATCACCTCATCACGTCCGCATCCTTCACGCCGTCGGCGGCATGGGACGTGGCGGAATTGAAACCTGGTTGATGCACATCCTGCGCCGCAATGACCGGGAGCGGTTTCGAATGGATTTCATGGTACATACGGCGCAGGCGTGCGCCTATGATGACGAAATCCGTGCTCTCGGCAGCCGTATCCTGCCCTGTTTGGACTACAACCGGCCCTGGCGGTACGCGAAGAACTTTTCCCGCCTTGTCAGGATGCATGGTCCGTACGACATCGTGCATGGCCATCTGCACCACTACAACGGGTATACGCTCCGTCTGGCGGAGCGCATGTGCATCCCCGTGCGAATCGCCCATAGCCACTGCGGTACCTCCGTGCAGGACGCTTCACCGGGTCCGTTACGATCGGTTTACCTTTCCACGATGAAGCGCTGGATCCATCGGTTTGCAACGATCGGTCTGGCGGCCAGCGGGAAGGCGGCGGAGGCTTTGTTTTGTCCTCGGTATCGAACCAGCCCGCTTTGCAAACTGCTCTACTACGGGATCGACCTGGACCCGTTCCGCGAGCACCCGGACAGATCACTCCGGGCCGCGCTGGGTCTTGCCGCCGATGCTTTTGTCCTTGCTCACGTGGGTAGGTTCGACGAGCAGAAGAACCACGGTTTTTTGCTCGAGATTTTTCGCACCGTCGCAAAGGTCGAGCCGAGCGCCCGGTTGCTGCTGATCGGTGATGGTCCGTTGCGGACGGTAATCGAGCGACGCGCAGCGGAAACGGGCCTCGCGGGGCGGATCGTTTTCGCGGGGGCTCGGTGCGATGTGCCACGCCTGTTGCTCGGTGCAGTGGACGTGTTTGTGATGCCGTCCTTGTACGAAGGACTGCCCTTGGCCGGGCTCGAGGCGCAGGCGGCCGGACTGCGATGCGTCTTCGCGGACTCGATCACGACCGAGCTTGACGTCGTTCCCCAGTTAATCACGCGATTGTCTTTGTCGCAGTCGCGTTTCACATGGGCGAGAGCCATCCTCGCCGGACGCCGTCGGGCGCCGCCCGTTACCAGGGATGACGCGCTCGCTGTCATGGAAAGGAGCCCGTTCAACATCCGCAGATCAACGGCGGCCTTGGCGCAACTTTATCAGACCGCAACGTCCTTGCCCCGGCAAGGTCCGGAACTTTCCCTCAAGCTGCCCCCAGGATAG
- a CDS encoding polysaccharide biosynthesis tyrosine autokinase produces MNSTQPRSLEPSFASDFRGALALLREKAWLLILCVLAGTSAGALYLAYSPRRYATQAVVQAVMPTEQDEQKVLKADNGDTQEVKGEEIAKNTEQSLTSPELLLNLIESAELNKDHAFLPNLKRPVSNSKMVEELAKCISTQVRRGTRLIDIRVEDQSPVMAQKIADLLIKEYINENFKRHIEASQTAYNFLLQQAERLKARLAKSEDELQAYKEQHGAVALGEKDNIVVDNLLELNRMATAAKGTRLKLEADYGQIRNLGNGTPTALLAVPAIASSPGVIELQKTITQKEAEVATLTQMYKAGHPIHNAALKQLQELKAGLDRMILKAADEVTSAYESAGTTEKRLQEALEDQEKKALAQNKTAISYKVLHQEVESNRALYESVLTRMKETDLTKSVARDVIRVISHPLLPEQPIWPSKSRVMLLGVFGGFALGGGLLLLTSVLDGSLKTVDLAERQLGLSVLGAIPRCGRPKWLTDDLLLIERPGSVTAESFRSLRASLSLIGKNAGHKVFLFTSAVKAEGKSFCAINCAVAFAQQGLKTLLIDADLRSPSMEGIFFGRTAVPGLSDAITGDVDPDAAVRMTNIHKLSLLCAGTQLDTPAELLAGEAFGQLVKQMAAQFDRVVIDSTPVEPVSDTLLLVGHVHATCLVVSTRTSAELVGQTIRKLRNADSTLVGFIFNGVSGRGGAGHSYRVYRSADDRARAESGQRPPQPSLPSPGPVLQES; encoded by the coding sequence ATGAACAGCACCCAACCGCGAAGCCTGGAACCATCCTTCGCTTCGGATTTTCGAGGGGCCCTTGCCCTTTTACGCGAGAAGGCATGGTTGCTCATCCTGTGCGTTCTGGCGGGAACGAGCGCCGGCGCGCTTTACCTCGCGTACAGCCCCCGACGTTATGCTACCCAAGCGGTCGTTCAGGCCGTGATGCCGACTGAACAGGATGAACAGAAGGTCCTGAAGGCCGATAACGGCGACACCCAGGAGGTCAAAGGGGAGGAGATTGCGAAAAACACTGAGCAAAGTCTGACTAGTCCCGAGCTTTTGCTGAACCTGATCGAGAGCGCTGAGCTGAACAAGGATCATGCGTTCCTGCCGAACCTGAAAAGACCCGTTTCGAACAGCAAAATGGTCGAAGAACTTGCCAAGTGCATCTCCACACAAGTTCGGCGCGGGACGCGGTTGATCGACATCCGAGTGGAGGATCAAAGCCCGGTCATGGCGCAGAAAATTGCCGACCTTCTCATCAAAGAATACATCAACGAGAACTTCAAACGACACATTGAAGCTTCGCAGACCGCCTACAACTTCCTTCTCCAGCAGGCGGAACGGCTGAAAGCCAGGCTGGCAAAATCCGAAGACGAACTGCAGGCCTACAAAGAGCAACACGGCGCCGTTGCCCTGGGCGAGAAAGACAACATCGTGGTCGACAATCTCCTTGAACTGAATCGCATGGCCACGGCGGCAAAAGGGACGCGGCTAAAGCTGGAGGCGGATTATGGCCAGATCAGGAACCTTGGTAACGGCACGCCGACCGCCCTGCTCGCGGTCCCGGCGATCGCGAGTTCGCCCGGTGTGATCGAACTGCAGAAGACGATCACGCAGAAGGAGGCCGAGGTAGCCACGCTCACCCAGATGTACAAGGCGGGACATCCGATTCACAACGCCGCATTGAAGCAACTGCAGGAGCTGAAAGCCGGTCTCGACCGGATGATTCTTAAGGCCGCCGATGAGGTGACCAGCGCGTATGAATCCGCGGGCACGACGGAGAAGCGACTCCAGGAGGCTCTGGAAGACCAGGAGAAAAAGGCACTGGCGCAAAATAAAACCGCTATTTCATACAAGGTGTTGCACCAGGAGGTGGAGTCGAACCGGGCGCTCTACGAATCGGTGCTCACGCGGATGAAGGAAACCGACCTGACCAAGAGCGTCGCGCGGGACGTCATTCGTGTGATTTCACATCCGCTTTTGCCCGAACAGCCCATCTGGCCCAGCAAGTCACGCGTCATGCTCTTGGGCGTTTTCGGCGGGTTTGCACTCGGCGGTGGGCTCCTGCTGCTTACAAGCGTGCTCGACGGCTCGCTCAAAACGGTCGACCTGGCCGAGCGGCAGTTAGGCCTGTCGGTGCTCGGGGCAATTCCAAGATGCGGCCGGCCGAAGTGGCTGACCGATGACCTGCTGCTGATAGAACGGCCGGGTTCGGTAACGGCGGAATCTTTTCGCAGCCTGCGGGCCTCTTTATCGCTGATCGGAAAAAATGCCGGGCACAAGGTATTCCTGTTTACCAGCGCGGTAAAAGCGGAGGGAAAAAGCTTCTGCGCAATCAATTGTGCGGTGGCCTTCGCCCAACAGGGCCTCAAAACTCTGCTGATCGATGCCGATCTTCGATCGCCATCAATGGAAGGAATATTCTTCGGCAGGACAGCCGTTCCGGGTTTGAGCGATGCCATAACAGGTGACGTCGATCCGGACGCCGCCGTTCGGATGACCAACATTCATAAGCTCTCCCTGTTGTGTGCGGGAACCCAGCTCGACACGCCCGCAGAGTTGCTCGCCGGAGAAGCCTTCGGCCAGCTTGTGAAGCAGATGGCGGCGCAATTTGATCGCGTCGTCATCGACAGCACACCGGTAGAGCCGGTGAGTGACACCTTGCTGTTGGTTGGGCACGTGCACGCAACCTGCCTTGTCGTCTCGACCCGGACCTCAGCGGAACTCGTGGGCCAGACCATCCGGAAACTTCGGAATGCAGATTCAACGCTCGTCGGGTTCATCTTCAACGGCGTCTCAGGGCGCGGGGGCGCCGGGCACAGTTACCGCGTTTACCGGTCGGCGGACGATCGGGCGCGCGCCGAAAGCGGCCAGAGACCGCCTCAACCGTCCCTGCCGTCGCCCGGGCCTGTCTTGCAGGAATCGTAA